The following proteins are co-located in the Phyllostomus discolor isolate MPI-MPIP mPhyDis1 chromosome 1, mPhyDis1.pri.v3, whole genome shotgun sequence genome:
- the LOC114491433 gene encoding LOW QUALITY PROTEIN: voltage-dependent anion-selective channel protein 2-like (The sequence of the model RefSeq protein was modified relative to this genomic sequence to represent the inferred CDS: inserted 1 base in 1 codon; deleted 1 base in 1 codon): MLKASDGLPLETTRSPFFRSLVMATYGLSCTQPMFIPPSYADLGKAARDILNKGFGLGLVKLDVKKSCSGMEFSTSGSSNTDTGRVTGTSETKYKWCEYGLTFTEKWNTDNTLGTEIAVEDQICQGLKLTFDTTFLPNTGKKSGKIKSSYKREYINLGHDVDFDFAGPACHGPAVFGYEGWLAGYQMPSDSAKSKLTRNNFAVGYRAGDFQLXVNDGTEFGGSIYQKECEDLDTSVTLAWTSGTSFTCFGIAAEYQLDPTASFSAEVNNSSLIGVGCTQTLRPGVNKLTLCALVAGKSINAGGHKRGLALELEAKCS; this comes from the exons ATGCTGAAAGCAAGTGATGGTCTCCCTCTGGAGACTACTAGATCACCTTTTTTCCGCAGCCTTGTCATGGCAACCTACGGACTGAGCTGCACTCAGCCAATGTTTATCCCTCCATCATATGCTGACCTTGGCAAAGCTGCCAGAGATATTCTCAACAAAGGATTTGGTTTGGGGTTGGTGAAACTGGATGTGAAAAAGTCATGTAGTGGCATGGAATTCTCAACATCTGGTTCATCTAATACAGACACTGGTAGAGTTACTGGGACCTCGGAGACCAAGTATAAATGGTGTGAGTATGGTCTGACTTTCACAGAGAAATGGAACACTGATAATACTCTGGGAACGGAAATTGCAGTTGAAGACCAGATTTGTCAAGGTTTGAAACTGACATTTGATACCACTTTTTTAccaaacacaggaaagaaaagtggTAAAATCAAGTCTTCTTACAAGAGGGAATATATAAACCTTGGTCATGATGTTGACTTTGATTTTGCTGGACCTGCATGCCATGGTCCAGCTGTCTTTGGTTACGAGGGCTGGCTTGCTGGATACCAGATGCCCTCTGACAGTGCCAAATCAAAGCTGACAAGGAATAACTTTGCAGTGGGCTACAGGGCTGGGGACTTCCAGC ATGTCAATGATGGGACAGAATTTGGAGGCTCAATTTATCAGAAAGAATGTGAAGATCTTGACACTTCAGTAACCCTTGCTTGGACATCAGGTACAAGCTTCACTTGCTTTGGCATTGCCGCTGAATATCAGTTGGATCCCACTGCTTCCTTTTCTGCAGAAGTCAACAACTCTAGTTTAATTGGAGTGGGCTGCACTCAGACTCTGAGGCCTGGTGTGAAT AAGCTCACACTGTGTGCGCTGGTAGCTGGGAAGAGCATTAATGCTGGAGGCCACAAACGTGGGCTTGCCCTGGAGCTGGAGGCTAAATGCAGCTGA